A genomic segment from Chanos chanos chromosome 2, fChaCha1.1, whole genome shotgun sequence encodes:
- the rcn1 gene encoding reticulocalbin-1 — MDVSSYLCFLSLCSCLVYGKPTIRKERVHHDPELSQQPHEDNQSYQYDHEAFLGKEEATTFDQLTPEESKDRLGKIVDRIDNDSDGYITTEELKTWIKRVQKRYVYENVAKVWSDYDLNKDNKISWEEYKQATYGYYLANPGEFEDATDQFSFKKMLPRDERRFKAADLDGDLVAGREEFTAFLHPEEFEHMKEIVVLETLEDIDKNSDGHVDEDEYIADMFAHEEGGPEPDWVKTERDQFSDFRDLNKDGKMDVDEIRHWILPQDYDHALAEARHLVYESDTDKDQMLTKEEILENWNMFVGSQATNYGEDLTKNHDEL, encoded by the exons ATGGATGTGTCTAgctatttatgttttttgtcGCTTTGCTCATGTTTGGTATATGGGAAACCCACGATAAGGAAAGAACGCGTTCACCATGATCCCGAATTGAGCCAACAACCACACGAAGACAACCAGAGTTATCAATACGATCATGAGGCCTTTTTGGGAAAAGAGGAGGCCACAACATTTGACCAGCTGACTCCAGAGGAGAGTAAAGACAGATTAGG GAAAATAGTTGACCGGATTGACAATGACAGTGATGGTTACATTACTACAGAGGAGCTGAAAACCTGGATCAAGAGAGTTCAGAAGCGCTATGTCTATGAAAATGTGGCAAAGGTCTGGTCTGACTATGATCTCAACAAAGACAACAAGATATCATGGGAGGAATACAAGCAAGCAACTTATGGGTATTATCTTG CAAATCCTGGGGAGTTTGAGGATGCTACAGACCAGTTCAGCTTTAAGAAGATGCTCCCACGCGACGAGCGCCGGTTTAAAGCAGCTGATTTGGACGGAGACCTGGTAGCAGGACGAGAGGAGTTCACGGCTTTCCTCCACCCTGAAGAGTTTGAGCATATGAAAGAGATTGTTGTTCTG gaaACTCTGGAGGACATTGATAAGAACAGTGATGGACATGTGGATGAGGATGAGTACATTG CGGACATGTTTGCTCATGAGGAGGGAGGTCCAGAGCCAGACTGGGTCAAGACTGAGAGGGATCAGTTCTCAGACTTCCGAGACCTGAACAAGGATGGAAAGATGGACGTGGATGAGATCCGACACTGGATCCTCCCGCAAGACTACGATCACGCCCTGGCCGAAGCCAGACACCTGGTGTATGAGTCGGACACGGATAAG GACCAGATGCTGACCAAAGAGGAGATCCTTGAGAATTGGAACATGTTTGTGGGCAGTCAGGCTACCAACTATGGCGAAGACTTGACCAAGAACCACGATGAGCTGTGA